The DNA window CTGACCATTATAAGTATCTGTTTCTTCCTGACCGTAGATGTTCAAAGAAACAAGCCCGAAAAAGGCAATAAGTAGTAATTTCTTCATGGTTATTTTTTTAATCTTCGCAAAGATAATTTTTTATATTGAAAATTATAATAAGTATAAAAATTTAACAAAAATCAATAAAAAAGATCCAGAAAAACTCTGAATCTTTTTTTATAATTTATTTCAATTTTGAAATTTAAATGACAATTACTGATATCGTTGATGTTCTTTATTCTTAACAAACAGTTTGATAACCGGTTTAAAGAATGCCTTGTATTTTTCAGCATCAAATAATTGTGAATCGGTAAGTGCTTTAAAAGTCATCCAGACTCCAAACGGAAGAAGGATAAGGTTAGGAAGCCATGCCGCAAGATAAGGGTTCATTTTTCCGCTCCATGACATGTTTTCAACTCCTACATTCAATACATAAAAGACAATGAAAATAATGATGGCTATGATCACCGGAAGTCCCATTCCTCCTTTTCTGATGATGGATCCTAAGCTGGCTCCAATCAGGAAAAAGATAATACAAGTCACAGAATAGGAAACAATCCTCTGCTGGTAAATGACAATTTTACTGAAATATTTTACATTATTACTGAATTCATTCTTTTTAGATTCCAGAGTTGTTTTCAGATTATCCAGCCTGTTATAAGAGTTATAGATCATGTCCAGCTTCTTATCACCTTTCACGGTGTCCAGCTTCATCTGATTTTTTGGGGTAACTTTAGGCTTGTTACCCTTATCCATATAGCTGATTACTGAATTGGTCTGGCTTAAAACGTCGGTACCCACATTGGTGAAAAATAACTCATTTTCCTTTTTGCTTTTCGAAATGGTTTCATTCAACTGATTATAGGTCTGGAAACGGTAGTCATCGGTAATCTGTTCTTTTTCGATGGCTTTGTCAATAATTTCACTGATGTCAAAATGGGAAACCAGAGTATCAAACTTGATCGCCTGATCAGGTTGCTTTTGTCTTACATTATCTCCTTTTCCTGCAAAATTATCCTCAAATACATATCCGTTGTACAGAACAAGCTTCAGGAAACTTTTATTCGCTGCAGGTACAAATTTTCCTTTTTCTGCAACGACAGACTGTTGGTTTTCATAACTGCTTGCTTTTTTATGGACAAAAACCCCTTCGATATTTTCACCGTTTTC is part of the Chryseobacterium lactis genome and encodes:
- a CDS encoding LptF/LptG family permease; protein product: MLKILDRYIIKTFFGPFFFIFSVLFFIFIVNIIWVQLGQFMGKGLSYWQILKLLFYLGVNVISMVLPLTILLASIMSFGEFGERYELAAMKAAGIPLTRVMTPLLGIATILAIMLFFFSNNIIPDFQKKAKNMLFNIAQTKPAINFTPGQFIDQIPGYMVKFDKIYGENGENIEGVFVHKKASSYENQQSVVAEKGKFVPAANKSFLKLVLYNGYVFEDNFAGKGDNVRQKQPDQAIKFDTLVSHFDISEIIDKAIEKEQITDDYRFQTYNQLNETISKSKKENELFFTNVGTDVLSQTNSVISYMDKGNKPKVTPKNQMKLDTVKGDKKLDMIYNSYNRLDNLKTTLESKKNEFSNNVKYFSKIVIYQQRIVSYSVTCIIFFLIGASLGSIIRKGGMGLPVIIAIIIFIVFYVLNVGVENMSWSGKMNPYLAAWLPNLILLPFGVWMTFKALTDSQLFDAEKYKAFFKPVIKLFVKNKEHQRYQ